A window of Corvus moneduloides isolate bCorMon1 chromosome 34, bCorMon1.pri, whole genome shotgun sequence genomic DNA:
ggaggctgctgttctgctgagttctttatttcacagtctcacagctgtcttgaaggcagagtttgaatggggttacatgataaagccaagcagcagcaggcaaaaacAGCTTATTCTATATGCTCcatacactgtattttttcttacagaaatgtGGATtctatttgttaattgaccagtAAGATTAACACATgattctagttttctttttcttaacccatcctggtctaattctaacagtcgtaaGCCTCACACGAGTGTTACATCTGTATTACGCAGATTTGcatatacagtttctatcagctcttactgtttatgtgaacactccatctaaaaaatgtgaacagtcTAATTCTATCTagattttgtctaaagtaaataattctgtgaaaaggtaacactgctgcagcaagagctgtgtttaagatctctgctacagctttttcatgtttaaggcacttagcatctatttctactaaaagttaaaaatctgtatttctatttcactttggtgtggcttcatggaTGTCAGCTTGttcaaaggttttaattcaaacctaatgctttggcttccctctgggcctgagggAACTTCTCTAACAAGAAGGttagaaacaaagttagaaaggtaaaagttagaaagtaaaaaacaaatttagaaaggcacaaagttagaAACGTAGAgtgttagaaacaaacaaagttagaaaggtaaaaatggggagaaaaacaaaagtataaAGTTTCAACGTTacaaacaaaggtagaaaggGACAAATctagaaagttagaaacaaacaaaggtagaaagttaGAAAGGTAGCAACAAAAATGGTAGGAATGTAGAAAGGTAGAAACAAGCAAAAGTAGAGAGTTAGAAATGTAGAAAGTcagaaaagtagaaacaaaGTCAGAGatgtagaaagttagaaactaccaaaggtaaaaatgaacaaaggtaagaagaaacaaaactttgAAAGGTGGTACAAAGTCataaaagtagaaacaaaaaaggtaGAAAGGCAGAAGGTCAGAAGGGTAGAAAtgaacaaatgcagaaaagtagaaacacagaaatgaacaaaggtagaaatgtagaaagttagaaatgaagaaagatggaaagataGAAAGTTCAAAGagtagaaacaaacaaacatgtcAAGTTAGGAatttagaaaggtagaaagcaacaaaggtagaaaaatagaaaggtaGAGAGTCAGAACcaaacaaaggtagaaagttaaaaaggcagaaatgaaCAAAGGGAGGAAGTTGGAGAGGCAGAAAGTgcagaggctggcagcagccattCCAGCCTTAACGAGAGCCCTGAGTGGGAGAGCAACTTGTTCCATTGATCTTCACTTTGCTAAGCGCCTTCTGCTCTCTTGGCAAAGATGCAGAGCAGGCAAATGACTACAGGTAGAAGCACCAGGTGTGACTGTTCTTCCTTCACCTCCCAGAAAGCTGGGGGGTTTCATGTTTGAGTCAGTGGCCTAGAAGGGGCAGAAAGTCTGCCCTGACCAGTCTGTGGGCATGgatctgttttgtctttccctgtgcccattcccaaaactcttttaaaactttcccaaaatagaaacacagaaatactggGGCTTGTGTAATAAAGAGGGATCCTGCCTGAAGAAACAGTggtctctgttttttttccaagctgctacagaaacaaacaaaggtagaaaagtaaaaatgaacaaaggaaggaaggtgaaaaaggcagttcaaaatctgtttatggccccatgaaaaagaaagttgctTTGAGCTGAAAACCTAAGGAAGCTTTAGgcccctccctgcaggcacaaattccctctctctgcttcttctttttctggggCTGCATTTCGGAGCAGCCCAAGCTCAGGGATCAATCAGGGAataaagaggattttttcccttcacctctgcttccccaatCTCCTGTGGCCAGGGACATTTAACAGCCCCCATTTAAAGAGCTCTGAcctgcagacagcaggaaaaagctgctttttcctctgctgatcCTCAGATGTGTTTTCAGTCCCTGCTAGGCGGCTCCCTAATTCCAGCCCTGTAACAAAAGGCCCATTTTAAACCCAATATTCCTAtttcaggcagagctggggggatTTTTGCTGAGTTTGAAGTTCCTGGAAGCCTTTGGCGCTTTCAGTGATCCTGGATCCAGCCCAGCAAGAGCTGCCCCAGATCTGGGGCAAGGTCGAAAGAAGGGAGCAGATTAAGATCCTAATCTTGATTCCATCACAGATTTTTTCATCACCAGTCCTGGTGAATCACTTTCACTTTTATTATTGCTCCTGTCCCATTCTCCATCTGGGAGATAAGATCTTCTTccctgggcttttttttaaatttaaggtAGATTGCACTGACACCTTCTGAGCTGGAAAGTTGAAAAGttagagagaaagaggaaagtaaAGCTAAAGAGttagaggaaaagagaaaagcaaagctaaagagagagaaagagaaaagtagagttagagagaagaggaaagagaaaagtagagttggagagaagaggaaagagaaaagtagaaaagCACAGGAATAAAGACAAACAGAGGAACAAAGAAacagttaaagagaaaaatagagaaggacagaaacagagttaaagagaaaaagagagagacgAAGCAataaggagaaagagaaaagcaaagaaacagagttctagagaagcaaagaaatggAGTCAAAGACAAACAAGGAAATAGTtaaagagaaataggaaaataaacctGGAGAGAAATATAATTGGAGAGAGtgagaagaagagaaacagagacagaggtagaaactgagaaaaagaaagacacagaaataacGATAGACATGGAAAAGTGAAGTGAAGAATAGACTAGAaagtaaagcaaagcaagaaatacagtgaaaaaatgaCTAAACCACaccaaagaaaaacaggagctggggggagggggggggctGGGTATCTTTATTAGGGTTTTAGGGTTTATTCAACTTGATTGAATGGATTTTTGTATTTACACTCTAGCACAATATACAGAAACAACAATGTATACAAATACAATCCATATACACACTGGTAAAAGTCCAATTTGCATACAGAGCAATacatggaaatgcagcagcaaacacaaatacagaCCAATACAGAGCAACACAAGCCAAATACATATCAATACAATAGaacaatttttctatttctggaaaacttgctacattttgtttcattgttagcggaaacccaaaacaacagcacCACAGGGAGAACATAACAGTCATCCACCACACACACCTCTTTGAGCTTCCACACAACCCCACCCTTGCTCTCATCTCGACCACTCTCCTCATCCTGGCCCCTCGGGAACAGGGTTCCTGGGAGCCTCCAAATTGTCCTGCCTGACAAAACCCCGGCCCCGGCACGGTCTGCACCCAAACCTTGGTGATGAACATCACCTCGCAGACTGGTCgggactgaggaaaaaaaaaccgagtcgggggggggggaaaaaaaaacacccagctggggtttttttattctaaatttaaaaatgtgttgaaaaacctgaaaggcaaaaaccaaacacacaagGTTAGAACCAttccacacacacactctcacaggCAGACATAACCACATAGGCAGACACAACCTCTCACACACAGCTACAGACAGTCACACGCTCTTCAGCTTACATGCTGACTGCAGCCATTCATCAAAACACTCCACTGATGGAGATACTTTGGTACATCTCCCCCGGCTGCCGTTCCTCGACGTCGAGCCGTAGATTCTGGGAAAATCGGTAGCATCGGTGACCGTGGAGATCCAAAGCTGCCTCGGGACCTGCAGGAAAATGTGAAGCGGTCAGAGAGTGGCCCGTGGCTAGGAGTTATCCCCACACCAGGCCCATAAATTTTCTgcccaaaaccccacagaaaatAGATGAACCCTTAAGTTTTATGACTGTTCTACCTAACTGTGACTCTACgtgccagggcagggcggcTCCGACCCTAAGTGGCACACGGACAGGCAGCGCCCCAAATTAAGGAAAGATGACACGAGGGCTCGAGATGAGTCTCCGGAAGATGAATTCTCAAGAGCGATACACTTAGAGGTGATGGAACTTACTGAAATACTGCAGTCACAGAGGGAGGGTCCAATACCCTCCCTAGAGAAGTCCAAGGGAATGGCATGTGAAAAGAAGCTGGTACCAAAACTGAGAAGGAAGATGGATGAGAACATCTTGTGTACTTCCTCCAGTCTCAAGAAGTAAAGAGGTAAAGATGCCAGAATAAGCCCCATCCGGGAAAGTAGGCGAGTACAGCCAATAGGGCCCAGAACAatgcaaaaaaatccctgaCATGCAACAAAGCCCTGTGACACAGAGGAAAATGGACACTACATAACAGACACAACCTACAGAACATAGACACAAGTTGAAACTGCCCAGCAGTTTCACCTGATGGACTCAAGATTGCTACTGCAAGATGAGCCAGAGGCCGATGatgccaaaggaaagaaagctctATGGCAATAGCACATGATGGTGAAACGTAAGTCCTTACAAGAAGTTAGTACCAGAGCTGTTAAGAGGATGCTCAAGAAGCTCAGTAGGCCTAGAGAAGAAGGCAACAACTGCTAGGGGACCGGGGCGATCGCTCCGGACCCAAAGGCGAGCTCCTCAGGCAAAAAGATCCGCGATGACATCGAGACTCAGAGAAGGCCGATGACACGAAGCTCGTGAGAACACAGAGACGGGTCGGAACCATCCTGCCCGGCAAAGGGTCGGGCGATGTTGAGGAGAAACCCTCTCCCTTTACTTCCAAGGGGCCTATCCCGCTACGGCCCTCTCCTCCAAGCTAACTTCAAATTGCCTCCTGCAATTCCAAAGGGTTTTCTCTTGTCCCCACCACCAGTGCCACCACTTAGCTTTTGGAAGACGAGCTGACAAAATCCATCCTTGATGGAAATGAACACACGGGCGCCATGGATGTTGATACAGTCCCCAGGGTCTGTTTCGGTGGctgcaaaaattcagaaaaaaattcagactgTGATGAGACGTCCCAAAAGCGACCCCTTCCACAAggcctccctccctcctaaGAGCCGAGGCTCATCGCTTACTGTCCGCTTCCAAACTTTGGCTCCGCACCTGCTCACAGTACCTaagacaacaaaacagaaaacgtCACTGTGGCCCTCAGGAATATTAACCCCCAGGGGTCCTCTGCACTGGTACCCCAGCTCACCTCAAATCTTCATCCGATTCCAGAGGCGGCCCAGAAAATACCTGCAAAGCAAAAAGGTACATGCTCAGCACACCGCCACATACCGCTCACCTATTACTTGCCCCGCTTAAAGGCCAACTCACCTGACTGTCTCTATTTCTTGGCATgtccaaggcagcagcagcacctgcaaagaaacaaagcaaaaaaacatcCTGAAAGACTCTGAAATCCCAACCTCCCCCCTCCAATTAAAGTACACTGCACCTATACCTTAAGCTTGCACCCACCTGGCTGCCAGCATCCCAGACCAGGACATCTTGCCAGTGGACCAcctaaaatgcacaaaaaacAACAGATGCTTAGAGCTGCACCAGAAATTGATAACTGAGCAAGAAAAACTAGTTCAGTCCACCAGTCACTGCCTACCTCACTCACTTGACCTTGATGGCTGAGATCCGGCTTGacctcctaaaaataaagacaaagaatAATGCTGTAACACAGCCACCATTTACACTTGCCCCACAAACACAAATGGTGACTGACCTTCCTGTGGGAACCCCCTCACCTGGTCCAGGGCACTCTGCCACGGATTTAATCCCTCCGCATCTGAAAGAAAGCGATGACAAAACTCAAAGGGCTGCATGAGaacttaacagctccagccatcttGCGTCAATCTAGGAATACCATCTAGAGGCCAAACTACAGCCTACATCACAAATTACAAGTCCCCAGGCCTTGTCCTATTACACCCATGTGCCAGAccatgcagcagggcagagcagctccgggcCAAATTCGTGCAGACACCTGTGACACAGGAAAGGACaaaggaggggatgggatgAAGAGAGAAAACCCTCGGCGAGAAGAACGATCGCAAGGGCCGAGAGAACGAGGAACGAGATGACCTAGGCGAGACCGACGGCGAGCCGACGAGGCTCAAAGAGCCCTGGCAGAAGAGGGACTTATTCTGAGAACCACAAAGACGGATGCCTGAGAATCGTACATTCAGAATCCTCTACTGCTCTTCACATTCTGACAAGTCCTAATCCGCTCTAATGGATCATTGCAGCATACAGCTGTGAATACAGCTCAGAACAAGACCATAAAAGACATCCGACTCAACGCTTCTAAAGAGAGATGCAATTCTGATGCACCTCTGAGCTCTCAAGTCAAAGGATCGATGGTATCGGCACTGGGCCAAGGAGCACCAAGAGCAGAGATGCTAAGAATAACACCCAGCGTTTTCCAGTAAGATTCTCAAAGGGCTAAGGCAAAGGACCTGCAACACAAGATGCCCAAAAGACGCAGAACGTACAATAGACAAGTGATATGCATcaggactgctctgccctgcgcACCCCGGCCTTGTGATCAAAAGTGAGACTTTCCCTTTATGGGGCCTAAGGGGCCCCTTCTTGGGTATCCCCACCTCCAAATCTGACTCAAAAATCCCAACTTGACGCCCCACTTTCACCCCCTCTGTGGGTTGCAGGCCTCGACTTATCTCTTGGATATCTGGGGATGTGAATCCTCCTCGGGTGCAAAAGAAGGCCGCTTCGCTGAGCGGGAAGCTCCTGCCATCGCCGGGCTGTTCTCTCTTAGTCGgctacaataaagaaaaccaaacaaacatcAGTACACGAACTTAGTGGCACTtcaaccaaaacccaacaattcCGCTACTCACTATCTCCTAAGAAGGCCGGGGTCCTCGGGCCGCACGTTTCGGCCGCACTCTGAGGCTGATGCTGTCATCGCAGGCTATACCTGGGTTAAGAGGAGACAAGGTGATGTGGCATTGCTGAAACTTGAACGGACCCTcgctcctcctccctgcctgacTCACCACAACTACCTGGCCATTGCCAAAGGCTGCCCGGACAGCACATTTGAATGGAAAAGTTAAAGGCTTCATCGCAGAGTCCCGTAACACATCTGGAGGTCTCACAAGGGTGGCCAGCTGGGTGCATCAGCTCGACAGCGAGGGGGTTCGGCGTAATACAAGGGGACcacctaaaacacacaaatgacaatgGATGCTTAGAGCTGTACCAGAACTTGACACCCAAGGAataacaactttttctttccaccgGTTACCGCTTACCTTGCTCACTTCACTTTAACTGCTGCTATCCGGCTTTACCtcctaaaaacaaagacaaagaacaatgctGTAACACAGCCTCCATTTACACTTGTCCTGCAAACACAAACGGTGACTGACCTTCCTGCGGGAACCCCCTCACCCGGTATGGGGTGCTCTGCCACAGATTTCATCtgtctgcatctgaaagaaagtgaTTACAAAAGTCAAAGGGCTGCATGAGaacttaacagctccagccatcctgtgtcaATCTAGGAATATCATCTTGAGGTCAAACTACACCTGACAATACAAGTCTCAAGTCCCGTGGCCCTGTCCTATTACACCTATAGaccaggctctgcagcagggcagagcagctccggaCCAAACCCATGCAGGCACCCGTGACACAGCAGATGACAAACAAGGGGATGTGACAAGGAGGGAAAACTCTCGGCGAGAAGAACGACCGCAAGCACATCGAAGGGCTAAGACTAAAGACATAGGACATGAGATGCCCAATAGAGACAGAACGCACGATAGACAAGTGACACGACATGCACCGGGACTGCTCTGCTCACATTAGCATTGTGATCAAAAGTGAAACTTTCCCTTTATGGGGCCTAAGGGGCCCCTTCCTGGGTATCCCCATCTCCGAAGCTCACTCAAAAAATCTCTCCCGGTGAGTCCTGATCCAGCACCCCGCTTTCACCCCCTTTCTGGGTCGTAGCCCACAACTTATCTCTCGGACATCGGGGGATGCAAATCTGCCTCGGGTACGAAAGAAGACAGCCTCGCCGTCCAGGAAGCTCCTGCGGTCGCCGGGGCTGTTCTCTCTTAGTCGGCTACagtaaagaaaaccaaaccacacaTCGGTGCGCAAACTTAGTGGCACCttgtcacgatccgctaatgcaagcgggggtcgtgatggttcgtttatcgatctcagagtgtaaaaggacacaagagatttcagttttaatcaaaacagtgcacctttattaagtgcccacaacacagtaatgcaatagaagagagtaagagagagagagagagagagagaaacaaagtagagagggggaaaaagagggggcaatagctaccaacggatgagacgaagtcctcgtggtcttctgccaatagattcgtcttctttccaTGGGGAGATCTCCTACTTGGTTATTTTAGaaggtccctttatagtccttttcagaagcgaggggcaactggccaagaggttgggaaatctacagccattgttgtggggtccgttgctttgggaagcaggtgcaggacagacgtacaagacaggtgtaccGGAGAagtgtacaggacaggtcattcagcgcagtccttcccgcctgggcagcaagaacccttaaaaaggagggagaacTGGGCTTCGTGCTCAATTTAAACATTAGGATGATGAAAATGCGGGCGTTACCCTTAACTGAAACCCATAAAATAGCACGCTTGAGGTTTTCCTCTTCCgtttaaaccagaaaataatgGAAGATGGGGATTCCCTGTCAATCGATACCCCTAACAGCACAGAGAAGGCAGGGTTTCCTTCAAATGGTTTTTGCGCTCGGGAGTTGGACCCGGAGCTTGCTCCCTCCGCTCCGCGCATCGTCCCGGTATTGCAGTGCCTCCGGGAACGGTGCACCCCAACCGGGGACCTTCCACTGGTGAAAATCAGAGTAACAAAGCAGAAGCGCTGGAGTTAATAATGCCCATGGCGACATCAGACACGGTTCAGGGATTAAAGTGTCGCTGCCGCCCGCGAAGGCGGCGGCGCCGCCGGCTGGGGATCCTGCCCGTCCCTTCTCGTCAGCTCGCGCCCAGAGCATCACCTGCCGTGATCCCCGCCCGTCCCGGGAGGCTTTGCGATAGGGCGCTAATAGCGGGAGCGTTAATTAGCCGGTTACAGGGAAAAGGGACAGCGTGTGTCCGGTTCTGCACCTGGGCGGCGAAAAGAGCCGACTGCTGGTGCCGGAAAGACCCGAATGGTGGACGGAGGAGGGGGTTCGTGAGAGGGGGCGAGGGGCGCGGCGAGCCGAGCGGGGACGGAAATACCCGAGCGGCGGAGATTGGCGGAAAGTGGCTACAGGGCGGGGAAAGCCTAACTGCGCCCCGTGATTGGCCAATGGCCTCTgagcggcggggcgggcagggccTCGCGGCAGTGCGGAGTCAGACGCCGAGATGGCGGCGGTGGGGGCGGATTCTCTGTGCGGGCTCTGCAGTGCCGCCGCGTCCCCCTACACGTGCCCGCGGTGCCACCGCCGCCTCTGCTCCCTGCGCTGCTACCGTGCGCACGGCCCCTGCGCCGAGGCCTTTTACCGCGATCAGGTTCTCGAGGCGTTGCGCGCTGAGCGCAGTTGCCCCCCGAGCCCTGCGCTGCCCGGGCTGCGCGAACTACGCGAGCCCGGGGATCCAGCGCGGCCTACGGGCCGCGGGCTGTGGGAACAGCTCAGCGAGGGGGAGCGCGACGGGTTCCGCCGGCTGGTGAGTTCCGGGGAGGCCGCGGCGCTGCTGCTGCGGTGGCGGCCGTGGTGGTGGCGCGGGCGAGGGCGAGTGGAGGAGCTCGGGGACGGCTCGGGGGTCGATGAGGAGGGCGGCGAAGgtcggcccggccccgccccgcccgtCCCGACATCGGTGCCCCCACTGAGCGCCCTCCGCGCCGCGCCCCCGTCCCCCTTGGTGCGATTCCAGCTGCCGAACGCGCTGTTCGGTTACGCCTTCGCGCTGAGCCTCCACGGCGGGGACGAGACGCTGCTCCCCGAGCTCCCCGACGCCGCCATCGCCGCCTCGGCCGCGCTCCGCGACCGCCGACCCTTCGCCAGCACAGCCGAGGCGCTTCTGAGCGCCCGGCGCGACGCTCGGGCCGCGGGGCTGCCCCTGAGCCCTCTCGGCGACAGTGGGGCGCTCCTGGCCGTGGCGCAGCTGCTGGAGGGTCGCGATAGTCGCGACCCCGGCGCCGACGTGGCAGCGGCTTTGTGGCACCTGTGGCggctgctgagggcaggggcGCGGGTGCTGCCGCCCCCCGAGCGGGGCCGCTTTCGAGGGGCCCGCAGGAAGGTCGGGttcctgctgagctggagcCGGGGGGCCACCGAGGAGCTCGGCCAGCTCGCCCGGGAGGCGCGGGGGGTTCACGCCGAGGTGGCCGCAGAGGAGGTGGCAATGGCCCAAGtcagggagaggctggagaaagTTTGGGGGGGCCCCCGACCGCCCCTCGGGAAGGAGCGGGTGGAGGAGGCGCCCTGGATGGTCACAGAGGGGGCCCGGGTGGTCATGGAGGGGGTTTTCGGGGGTCCCCGGCCTGCCCCAGGCGACGGTGCTGACAAGGGGGTGCAGGGTCGGCGGCTGATCGAGGAGCTGGACTGAGATGGGGAGATCCCGAGGAAACACCCCTGGGAGAGAATCCGCTGGCGAAGGGGCAGGACTGATGAACACCCAGAGAACCAGGTCCGGGAAAGCTGCTCATTAAGGGATAGGACTAATGAACATCCAACAAAACAGTGCCAGGAATGACTCTCATTAAACGATGGGATTGAGGAGATCCTGGTGGAAGAGACCCGGCTCGTTAAGGGGTGGGACTAACCAACATCCAACAAACTAGTCTGAGGAATGACGCTCCTTAAGGAACGGCACTCATTAAGGGAGGGGACTAACAAGACGCCGAGGAAGTGGATTCACGAGAGAAGCAGCTCATCAGCCGTCCAGACTAAGGAAGATCGAAGGAACAAGGCCCAGAACTGCTCGTTAAGGGCCGGGACTAAAGAACATGCCAAAAACCAGTTCTGGGGACGATGCTCACCAAGGAGTGGGACTCAGCAAGGACAGGACTTATGAGCAGTGAAACACCATTAGGAGAGATCCTGAATTAATTAAGGGTCTGGGCTAATGAAGGGCTGGTGAAAGCCGCACAATAACCAGATCTCGAGGAAAAGGAATGAGGAGCAAGCCTCCTTGTTAATGACCCGGCTAAAGAACATCCGGGAATAAACCTGGACCCAA
This region includes:
- the ZNHIT2 gene encoding zinc finger HIT domain-containing protein 2, which translates into the protein MAAVGADSLCGLCSAAASPYTCPRCHRRLCSLRCYRAHGPCAEAFYRDQVLEALRAERSCPPSPALPGLRELREPGDPARPTGRGLWEQLSEGERDGFRRLVSSGEAAALLLRWRPWWWRGRGRVEELGDGSGVDEEGGEGRPGPAPPVPTSVPPLSALRAAPPSPLVRFQLPNALFGYAFALSLHGGDETLLPELPDAAIAASAALRDRRPFASTAEALLSARRDARAAGLPLSPLGDSGALLAVAQLLEGRDSRDPGADVAAALWHLWRLLRAGARVLPPPERGRFRGARRKVGFLLSWSRGATEELGQLAREARGVHAEVAAEEVAMAQVRERLEKVWGGPRPPLGKERVEEAPWMVTEGARVVMEGVFGGPRPAPGDGADKGVQGRRLIEELD